The following coding sequences are from one Odontesthes bonariensis isolate fOdoBon6 chromosome 10, fOdoBon6.hap1, whole genome shotgun sequence window:
- the her3 gene encoding hairy-related 3, producing MVATTDCMEKSKPTAGNKVSKPLMEKKRRARINQCLDELKTLLESYYSSCIRKRKLEKADILELTVKHMRNLQKIQSCTTAASECPDYQIGFRSCLANFNQYLLMADHLNGSDRWMLAQLSNKLCRSGRRGEVSSTMDSGLDQADTQDEARKLLLSTAGPADGKTAKCKPLELHSGSMAPFLLGEDACQLSNAKQPSDIRPTSNAGRENSSQKNFNCVTHEAANTPQSVWRPW from the exons ATGGTGGCGACTACAGACTGCATGGAAAAATCCAAACCCACTGCTGGAAACAAG GTATCCAAACCACTGATGGAAAAGAAGCGAAGAGCTCGCATAAACCAGTGTTTGGACGAGTTAAAAACGCTTTTGGAGAGCTACTACAGCAGCTGT ATTCGAAAGCGCAAACTGGAAAAGGCCGACATCTTGGAGCTCACTGTCAAACATATGAGGAACCTCCAAAAGATCCAGAGCT GCACTACCGCTGCTTCCGAGTGTCCTGATTACCAAATTGGATTCCGCAGTTGCCTGGCAAACTTCAACCAATACTTGCTGATGGCAGATCACTTGAACGGGAGCGACCGTTGGATGTTAGCGCAGCTTTCCAACAAATTGTGTCGctctgggaggagaggggaAGTCtccagcaccatggacagcggCCTGGACCAAGCTGACACACAGGATGAAGCGCGGAAACTTCTGCTGTCGACAGCTGGACCCGCGGATGGGAAAACAGCCAAATGTAAACCTCTCGAACTCCACAGTGGAAGCATGGCTCCTTTTCTGCTGGGTGAAGACGCGTGCCAGTTATCTAACGCCAAACAACCTTCAGATATTAGACCCACATCAAATGCTGGCCGAGAAAACTCCAGTCAGAAAAACTTTAATTGTGTTACCCATGAAGCTGCAAACACACCGCAGAGTGTGTGGCGGCCTTGGTAG
- the LOC142390230 gene encoding taste receptor type 1 member 1-like, whose translation MKQFFAILCLLGTFLRALTQCRAPTSEFQLKGDYLIGGLFNIHYASDLFYRDRPEAIDCSSQSFSLSNYRRFQLMRFSVQEINNSTDLLPNASLGYEIFDHCSDTLSFPGIFNLISVNGLIQPWFGPHKNLSKVIAVVGPFKSTEALTVAPLLMADLIPMVNYGSSISAFSEKVKFASFLRTVHPNKDIIGVIVTIVQHFNWSWVAFLNSDDDYGIDGLGLFMQRTKDTKICLAYTTGLNANTNYSQIFKHIERARVHVIVVFAPEVVAEALIKSAIQLNITNKVWIASDAWSLNKRIPKMKGLGNIGTVLGVSQPVVTIPGFNDFIRSSKSQIQCLNDGRQKFCNQVCNCSRWSAEDILDADPSFSFPVYSAVYAIAHALHNILKCGQGGCNNITVYPNLVLAELQNSNFTLLNQTVQFDENGDLKFGYYSLVFWNHNGEAQKVGYYQFHPAVNFFINSTKILWYTDGEVPTSVCSPDCSEGYARNQNGIHVCCFTCEICPNGTYVNVTDDPFRCINCIDTEWSAEGSTSCSLRLVEYIPFTDTGAIVIMVGASALVGLILATSVLFAINYNTPVVKSAGGPMCFLILGCLSLCSISVFFYFGVPTTATCILRFYPFYLFFPVCLACFVVRSFQIVCIFKISAKIPKLHSLWIKYCGQWLLIAVVFFTATILLIGFSFDPPRPYNETSWYPKQTVLFCMWTSEANLCNLILPILLCCLCFIFSYMAKDLPKNYNEAKAITFCLLLLILSWIIFATMFMLYRGKYIHALNALAVLSSLYSFLLWYFLPKCYIIIFQPHKNTQQYFQGLIQNYTKTISQ comes from the exons ATGAAACAATTTTTTGCTATTCTGTGTCTACTTGGAACCTTTCTGCGTGCTTTGACCCAGTGCCGTGCTCCAACCTCTGAGTTTCAACTGAAAGGGGATTATTTAATAGGTGGGCTTTTTAATATTCATTATGCCAGTGACCTCTTTTATCGTGACAGACCAGAAGCCATCGACTGCTCCAG TCAGAGCTTCAGTCTCTCAAACTATCGGAGGTTTCAGTTGATGAGATTCTCTGTACAGGAAATCAATAATTCCACCGACCTGCTGCCAAATGCATCTCTTGGCTATGAGATATTTGACCACTGTTCAGATACACTCAGTTTCCCAGGTATTTTCAATCTCATCTCAGTCAATGGCTTGATCCAGCCTTGGTTTGGACCACACAAAAATCTGTCTAAAGTTATAGCAGTCGTCGGTCCTTTCAAAAGCACTGAGGCCCTTACTGTGGCCCCTCTACTCATGGCGGATCTCATTCCTATG GTCAATTATGGATCTTCAATTTCTGCTTTTTCAGAAAAGGTTAAATTTGCGTCTTTTTTACGAACAGTGCATCCCAATAAAGATATCATAGGAGTAATTGTGACCATAGTGCAACACTTCAACTGGAGCTGGGTTGCTTTCTTAAACAGCGATGATGATTATGGCATTGATGGTCTGGGATTATTCATGCAGAGGACTAAGGACACTAAAATCTGCCTGGCGTACACCACAGGCCTCAATGCCAATACAAATTACTCTCAGATATTTAAACATATAGAGAGAGCTAGAGTACATgtcattgttgtttttgctcCTGAAGTGGTGGCCGAAGCTCTCATTAAGTCAGCAATTCAGTTGAATATCACCAACAAGGTGTGGATAGCAAGTGATGCATGGTCCTTAAACAAAAGGATCCCAAAGATGAAAGGATTGGGAAATATTGGAACTGTACTTGGAGTGTCTCAGCCAGTTGTGACAATACCTGGTTTCAATGATTTTATCCGTTCTTCTAAAAGCCAGATTCAGTGTCTTAATGATGGGAGGCAGAAATTTTGTAATCAGGTTTGCAACTGCAGTCGCTGGAGTGCCGAAGATATCCTTGATGCTGACCCATCTTTCTCTTTTCCTGTTTATTCTGCTGTTTATGCCATTGCTCATGCTTTACACAACATCTTAAAATGTGGACAAGGTGGATGTAATAATATCACAGTGTACCCAAACTTG GTTCTAGCGGAGCTGCAGAACTCCAATTTTACACTGTTAAACCAGACTGTGCAGTTTGATGAGAATGGTGACCTCAAGTTTGGGTACTACTCACTCGTTTTCTGGAACCACAACGGTGAGGCACAGAAGGTCGGATATTATCAATTTCACCCAGCAGTCAATTTCTTCATCAACAGTACCAAAATTCTGTGGTACACAGATGGAGAA GTTCCTACATCTGTATGTTCTCCAGACTGTTCTGAAGGATACGCCAGAAACCAAAATGGAATCCATGTATGCTGCTTCACTTGTGAAATCTGTCCAAATGGAACCTACGTCAATGTCACAG ATGATCCCTTCAGGTGCATTAACTGCATAGACACAGAGTGGTCTGCAGAGGGAAGTACGTCATGCAGTCTGCGGCTGGTGGAGTACATACCATTCACAGACACAGGTGCTATAGTGATCATGGTCGGGGCCTCAGCCTTGGTGGGCCTCATTCTGGCCACGTCTGTTCTCTTCGCCATCAACTACAACACACCTGTTGTCAAGTCTGCTGGGGGACCAATGTGCTTCCTAATTTTAGGCTGCCTTTCTCTGTGTAGCATCAGTGTGTTCTTTTACTTTGGTGTGCCCACAACTGCTACTTGTATTTTAAGATTCTACCCATTTTATTTGTTCTTCCCTGTTTGTCTGGCATGTTTTGTTGTGCGCTCTTTTCAGATTGTTTGCATTTTCAAAATTTCTGCTAAGATCCCAAAGCTCCATAGTTTATGGATTAAATATTGCGGACAATGGCTGCTCATCGCTGTGGTATTTTTCACTGCAACGATCTTACTGATTGGCTTTTCTTTCGATCCTCCCAGACCATACAATGAAACCTCATGGTACCCAAAACAGACCGTGCTTTTCTGTATGTGGACTAGTGAAGCTAACCTTTGTAATTTGATTTTACCTATATTATTGTGCTGTCTCTGCTTTATTTTCTCCTACATGGCAAAAGACCTTCCAAAGAATTACAATGAGGCAAAAGCGATAActttctgcctcctcctgctGATCCTCAGCTGGATCATCTTTGCCACTATGTTCATGCTCTACCGTGGAAAATACATCCATGCTCTAAATGCTCTGGCTGTTCTCTCCAGTCTCTATTCTTTTTTGTTGTGGTATTTTCTGCCAAAATGTTACATCATCATTTTTCAACCCCACAAAAATACACAGCAGTACTTCCAAGGTCTCATTCAGAATTACACCAAAACAATTAGTCAGTAG